The following is a genomic window from Niveispirillum cyanobacteriorum.
TTAACCGCTGGTACCGGCGCGCGTATTGAAACCTTCCCGTGTGACGTCCGCGACCTGCCCCAGATGCGTGCTCTTGCGGCCTTTGCCGTGGAAAGGCTCGGTGGTCTTGATTTTTGGATCAACAATGCCGGCATCGGATATATCATGAAGCCGTTGCTGGAACTGGATCCCAGTGAATGGCAGGCCGTTATCGACGTCAACCTGACCGGCTGCTTCAATGGTATCAAGGCGGCGGCAGAGGTGATGGTGCCGGCTGGCCACGGCGGACGTATCATCAATATTGCCAGTCAGGCCGCCAAATCTGGCTTTCCCTTCGCGGCCGGCTATTGCGCATCCAAGCACGGCCTCGTCGGTCTGGTTCGCTCCACGGCGATTGAACTGGGGCGGCACCAGATCACCGTCAACAATGTTTGCCCCAATCATGTCACGACAGGCCTGGGTGCTTGGCAGAATGAGTATTTCAGCCAGAAACTGGGCCTGACACTGGAGGCATATCTGGAGGGAATGAAGAACCGAATTCCCTTGGGCCGCCCTGGCCTGCCAGAGGATACGGCGGGTGCCGTTGCCTTCCTCTGCTCTGATGATGCCCGCTACGTCACAGCAGAAAGCATGAATGTTTCCGGCGGTGAAGAGCCGCATTGACGCAAGCGCCCGTTAAATTTCTTGTTTGCAGACCGAGGACGAAATGCCCGCACCCGCCGATTTCACCTGGCCCAATGGGGCTAAACTGGCCCTGTCCATCGTCGTCAATGTAGAAGAGGGTGCAGAACAGAACATCCGTGATGGCGACAAGGGGCCGGAGCCTGTGGATGAACTGTCGGTCCATGTGTCCAAGCCCATCCGGATGCATGGCAATGAAAGCAATTACCAGTATGGCATCAAGGCGGGTGCCCCTCGCATCATGCGCCTTCTGAAGGCATATGGGGTTGAAGCAACTTTCACCGCCGCCGCCCTGGCTCTGGAGCGCGCTCCCTCCCTCGCGACAGAGATTGTGGCACAGGGCCATGAGGTTTGTTGCCATGGTCACCGGTGGAGCCATCAATTCTGGATGAAGGAAGAGCGGGAGCGGACCTTCATCCGGGATGGTTGGCAGTCTATCGAGAAAATGACGGGCATACGGCCCATCGGCTGGCTGTCGCGCTACCTGCACACCGACATCACCCGTCGGCTGCTGGCGGAAGAGGGCTATACCTATCACATGGACGATTACTCGGACGATTTTCCCTTCTGGGACCATGTACCGATGGTTGACGGGTCTACCAAACCCATGGTGATCATGCCCTATGCGCTCGACAGTAACGATATGAAATTCTGGCTGTCACCATCCCTGACGGCACGCGACTGGCTGCAATATGCGACGGACAGTTTCGACTGGCTTTACCAGGAAGCACAGACAGACGGTGCCAGGATGATGAGCCTGGGCTTGCACCTGCGCATCATTGGCAGGCCAGGACGTATCGGTGCTTTCCAAGGCTTTCTTGATCATGTGAAGCGTCATCCGGACGTCTGGGTCACCAGCCGTGCAAACATTGCCCACGCATTCTCGGCGGCGATCCCCACCAGGTGATCACGCCGGACCGTGCAAAAACGCCTGTCGTAGGGCATTGCACTTGAAACCAGAATCGAATGGCTCCTTTTAGCGTCAGGATGTGCCCCATCTTAATCGGAGGTGGATCACAGGTAAGGCATATTCGGACGATCTTCGCGAAAGGGTTGAAGTGCGGATAGCGGCTTGCCGATCCCGACCTGAGGCATCGCGGCATTTCAGTATGAGCGCAAGATTAGCGGTGAAACCGGCACTGCATGTTGCGGCTACGGGCTCGGTAGCGCCCAGTCGCCAAGGCCGCCCACCCGGCCATGGCAAGCTTTCAGATTATCTGCCATGGTTGATCGCCTGGGTTCAAACGGTAACGGATATCTTGATGCCGGAGCTGGCGACGTTGTCTGGCGTCAGCCCCGATAGGGCAGCAGCGGTTGATTGCATGATGGAGGGGTAGTCGGTCCGCGTTCCTGACTTATCTTACGATTCCAGACCCGATGGCAAGGTTGTGGGCATGAGAAAGACCTTCCATTAAAGGTTAATTAGATCAATGCAGTAAGTTTACTATAACGTCGGTCAAGGCGAGCCCCCGCATCCAACCTGAAACAGAAAACCCCAGCAAGAGCAACAGCTTGCTGGGGTTTTTGTTTTGCATTGACTCACCGTTTGTTGATGAATCTAAATAAAATCAATAACTTATCGCTGCCGATTGAAATCGGGTGTCCTGATACCCGCGTCCAACCTGCGTTGTGACGCATGCGGGGCGCGGGTAATGGTACGCGTCCGGTGTGAGCCGCCTTGTGTTTGGTGGTCTGTAGCTGGGAGTCTTTGCGTAAGCGCGATAGCGCGGACGCAAACGAGTGGCAAACGAGATGGCTTATCAGCGGCTGGAGGTTTTGACGGGCACGGAGCGGCGTCGGAAGTGGTCGGATGCGGAGAAGGTCCGGCTGGTTGAGGCGGCGTTCAGGCCCGGCATTGTGGTCCAGGATGTTGCCCGGCGGTTCGGGGTCCACGAGAGCCTGCTATACCGGTGGCGCCGACAATTGGGCGTATCGGTTTCGCCGGTCGATAGCCCGGTTCCGGTGTTCGCGCCGGTTCGGCTGTCCCCTGTGGATGAGCCGATGACTATGCCGGTCGCGGAGGCGGCGATGCCGGCCCCCACCCCCCCCCCACGGCATCGGTCGCGGAGATCTCGGTGTTTCTGCCCGGCGGGGTCGAGGTGCGGCTGCGCGGGTCAGTGGATCTGGCGCTGGCCAGGGCAGTGATCCGGGCGGCCGGAGGGGCGGGATGATCCCGATCCCGCCGGGGGTGCATGTGTGGCTGGCGACGGGGCGGACGGACATGCGCAAGGGGTTCGACAGCCTTGCCCGGCAGGTGCAGGAGGTTCTTGGGCGCGATCCCCATGGCGGTCACCTGTTCGTCTTTCGTGGCCGCCGCGGCGATCTGGTGAAGGTCATCTGGCATGACGGCCAAGGCGCCTGCCTGTTCACCAAGCGCCTGGAGCGCGGCCGGTTCATCTGGCCGTCGGTGGTGGACGGGGCGGTGACGCTGAGCCCGGCCCAGTTGGGCTATCTGCTGGAAGGGATCGACTGGCGGCTGCCGCAGCACACGGCCCGGCCCGAACGGGCGGGCTGAAAAGCTGCAGACAAGACGGCGTGGGCATGATTCAATGACCCCATGTCCAGCCCCAATCCTCCCGCCCAAGCTGCCGACAACCTGCCTGCCGATCTGGCGGCGGCCCATGCGCTGATCCTGGCATTGCAGGGGGAATTGGCGAGGGCGCGCCAACAGGCCGGTGAACGGGCGATCGAGATCGAACGGCTGCGTCTGGCTCTGGCCAAGGCCCGGCGGGAGCTTTACGGCCAATCCTCCGAGCGGGGCCGGCTGCTGGTGGAGCAGTTGGAACTGCAACTGGAAGAGTTGGAGGAGACCAGCGCCGAAAACGAGGTGGCCGGCGAACTCAGCACGCCCGCCCCCGCCCTTGCCGTCACACCGCGCAAACCGGCCCGGCGGCCGCTGCCGGAGGCGCTGCCACGGGAGCGGATCGTGCATCCGGGGCCTTGTGTCTGCGACCGCTGCGGCGGCGATACCTTGCGCAAGATCGGCGAGGATGTGCTGGAAAGCCTGGAATGCGAACCCCGCCGCTGGAAGGTGGTGCAGCATGTGCGGGAGAAATTCGCCTGCCGGTCCTGCGAGGCGGTGAGCCAGGCGCCGGCACCCTCCCATCCGATCCGGCGCGGGCGGGCCGGGCCGGACCTGCTGGCCATGGTGCTGGCCGGGAAATATGCCCAACATCTGCCGCTGCACCGGCAGAGTGCCGCCTATGCCCGGGAAGGGATCGACCTGGACGTTTCCACTCTGGCCGACTGGGTCGGCGCGGCGGCGGCAACCCTGGCCCCGCTGGTGGCGGCGATACGCTCCCACGTTCTGGCGGCTGATCGTTTCCATGGCGATGACACGCCGGTGCAGGTTCTGGCCAAGAGCCTGCCCCGGACCCGATCCGGGGGCAAAGCCGCCACCGGCCGACTATGGGTCTATGTGCGGGATGATCGACCGTTCGGCGGTAGCGATCCGCCCGCCGCCCTCTACCATTATGCCCGCACCCGTGCCGGCGAGCATCCGCAGCGCCACCTGGCCGGCTGGGCCGGGATATTCCAGGCCGACGCCTATAGCGGCTATGCCGGCCTCTACGATCCCGCCCGCAAGCCCGGTCCCCTCCTGGAGGCCGGATGCTGGAGCCATGTCCGCCGCCGGTTCTTTGATCTGGCCAAGGATGGAAAGTCACCCCTGGCAGCCGAGGCCGTGAAGCGCATCGACGCGTTGTTCGCCATCGAGCGGAGCATCAACGGCCGCGCCATCGCGGAACGTGCCGAAACCCGCCAGGAGAAAAGCCGTCCCCTGATCGACGATCTGGAGCAATGGCTGCGCCACGCCTGTGCCCGCCTGTCGCCCAAGTCAGATCCGGCCAAGGCCATGGACTATGCTTTGAAACGTTGGGGCGCCATGACCCGGTTCCTGGAGGATGGGCGCATCTGCCTGTCAAACAATGCCGCCGAACGCGCCCTGCGCGGCATCGCCGTCGGACGCCGGAACTGGACCTTCTGCGGCTCCGATGCTGGCGGCGACAGGGCCGCCGCCATCTACACCCTCATCGAGACCGCAAAGCTCAACGACGTCGATCCCCAAGCCTGGCTCGCCGACACCCTCGCCCGCATCCATGATCATCCCGCAAAGGCCATCACCGACCTCTTGCCATGGAACTGGAAGGCAAAGCCCTGAATGGGCCTACGCCGGATGCTTACGGGTAATGCGGCTGGCATTTTTGCCAGCAGATTCCGCATTGACATTAAAGTTTACATCGTAATAAATAAATCTCAGGCCAAACGACAAATGGCCATTCAAGGGAGAGAACCATGGGATCGCGTTTCAAGGCAGCGACGCTTCGCGTCGCCTGCGTGGCTGCCTGCACGTCTACCTCAGCCATCGCCTATGCCCAATCGACACCGACGCCGCCCGCCAGGGACGAGATGGTGTTGGAGGAAATCATCGTCACCGCCCAGAAGCGCGATGAACGGCTTCAGGAAGTTCCGGTCTCCGTGTCCGTCTTCGGCGCGCAGGGTCTGGAAATGGCCAAGATCGACAGTGGCACCGAGATCGCGCGCCAGACGCCCAATCTGCGGGTGTCGGTGCTGGGTAACGAGAACCAGCCGAAATTCGCCCTGCGCGGCATCTCCACGTCCGAGTTCAATCTGAACGCCGTGTCGCCGACCGGTGTCTTCTATGACGAGGTCTATGTCGGTGCGCAGTATCTGGGTGGCGCCCAGGTGTTCGATATCGAGCGGATCGAGGTGCTGCGCGGACCGCAGGGCACGCTGTTCGGCAAGAACACCACGGCAGGCGCCGTCAACTATATCTCCCGTGGCCCCAGCTTCATGCAGGAAGCGGAGATGAGCATCGGGGCCGGCAGCTATGGCTATGTCGAGGCCAAGGGCGTGGCCGAGGTGCCTCTGGTCGAAGACCGGCTGTCCGCCCGCTTTGCCTTCAATGTGGCCCATTCCAAGGGCTATATCGAAAATGTGAATCCAGCCATTTCCGACCGGTCGAATATCGACCGCAAGGCCGGCCGCCTGACCCTGGGCTATCAGGATGAGAACGACCTGAAGGCGACGCTACGCATCTTCCATAATGGGTCGGATGCCAAAGCCATCGGCGTCATCAATACCGGTACCGCACCGGGCGGGTTGAACGCCCTGGGTGTCGACCCCCGCGTCAACCCCTATACCGGCCAGCGCATGACCCGCCATCAGATGGCGACCGACCGCGACGGCGACCTGGAGGTGCGGGGCAGCGGGCTTTATCTGAATGTGCAGAAGGATCTGGGGCCTGTCTCCATCACCTCCATCACCTCCCACCTGCGCGGCCGGTTCCTGAATAATGTCGATGCCGATGGCACGACCCGGAACCTGCTGCACATCGATTTTAGGGCAAAGAACAAGGAAACCAGCCAGGATCTGCGTATCGCCACCAACGGGTCCGGTGCCTTCAACGTCATCGCGGGTCTGTACTATTTCCGCGACGATATCGATATCGATACAACCTACACGATTTTCGGCGGTCCGCCCGTTCTGCCCATCCTGAACCAGAGCTTCGATCAGCGCCGCACCTCCTATGCGGCCTATATCGACGGCACCCTGGAACTGTCTGACATGTTCACGGCCTATGGCGGCCTGCGCTACACCGATGACAAGGGACGGCTTTCCAACTTCCAGGTGACACCGGTCATCGCCAAACAGCCGACCCTGACCTATCACGATGCCAAGCCGACGGGCCGTGTCGGCCTGCGCGCGCAGTTGGACGATGATGTCATGCTGTTCGGGCAGTTTGCCCGTGGCTATCGCAGTTCCGCCTTCAATGGTGGCGCCCTGACCAATGCAGCCGACCTCAACGTCGCCGACCCGGAAAAGCTGGACGCCTACGAGGTCGGCCTGAAATCGCAATGGCTCGACCGCCGCCTGACGGCCAATGTGTCGACCTTTCTCTATAATTTCAGCAATCAGCAATTCATCAATCTGGTCGGCATCAATAATCAGCAACTGGTCAATGCCGGCAAGTCAAGGACCAAGGGTGTGGAACTGGAACTGTCGGCGCGGGTGACGCCCGAACTGACGGTCAATGCCGGCCTGGGTCTGTTGGATGCCGAATATCGGCGGCTGGTGCTGAACGGCGTCAATCTCAGCGGCAACGACATGATCGAGGCGCCGCATCATACCGCCAATATAGGCGCGGATTACCGCATCGATCTGGATAATGACGGTGCCATTCTTTTGCATGCCGATGCCACGCATGTCGGCAAGCAATATTTCCAGGCCAACAATTCCGCCCTGTCGCGGGGCGAGGCCTTCTGGGATGTCGGTGCGCGTGTCGCCTACCGTGCGCCGGATGATCGCTATGAATTGTCAATCTATGCCAAGAACCTGACCGACAACCGGGAGGTCACGGGCATCGTGGTCGATGCGACCAGCCAGACACGTTTTGCGACCGTCCCCTATCCACGCCGCTTCGGGGTAGAATTATCTGGCAAATTCTGACCGGAGGCCCGTCGATGGACACGCAATTCACCCTCACGCGCCCTGATGGGCAAAGGTTGGCCTGTTATCGCTGGTCCAAGGACGGGCCTGTACGGGCTGTGATCGTGGTAGCGCACGGCATGGGCGAACATGCCCTGCGCTACCGGCCGGCCCTGGCCGCCCTGGTCGATGCCGGCTACATCCTGTATGCGCTCGACCATCGCGGCCATGGTGCCACCATCGCCCTGTCCGACCGGGAGGCCGGCGATTTCGGCCCCGGCGGCTTTGCGGCGGTGGTGGCCGATCTGGCCGCCCTGGTTGACCGGGCCAGGGCGGACCAGACGGATTTGCCCCTGTTCCTGCTGGGGCACAGCATGGGTTCCTTCATTGGGCAGGCCTTCCTGATCGATCATGGCGACCTGATCGACGGGGCCGTTCTGGTGGGGACCACAGCGGTCGATCTGCTGGCTGCCGCCATGGCGGCGGAAAGCGATGCGTTGGCGGCACTGAACCGTCCGTTCGAACCCGCCCGCACCCCCTGTGACTGGCTCAGCCGTGACGAGGCCCAGGTCGATGCCTATATCGCCGATCCGCTGTGCGGCTTCTCCTTGGTGCCGCATTCCATGGTGTCGCTGCTGTCGCAGGGTGCGCGGCTGGCCGATCCGGCGGCGCTGGCGCGTATCCCGTCCGGTCTGCCGCTCTATGTGCTGGTCGGCGATCAGGACAGCCTGACAACACAGTTCGGGCAGTTGCCGCCCCTGCTGGACCGCTACCGCGCAGCGGGCCTCGACCCGGTGCTGGCGTCGTATCCCGGTGGACGCCACGAGATCCTGAATGAAATCAACCGCGATGACGTGGTGAGAGACCTACATGCCTGGCTTGAGCGAACCATCGCCATCCTGCCCCCTCGCACCCGCCGGGGTGATCCCGGATGACCGGCCCTATGACCTGCTGATCATCGGCGGCGGCATCAACGGCACCGCCATTGCGCGGGCCGCCGCCATGGCCGGGGAACGCGTGCTGCTGGTGGAGCGGGATGATCTGGCTCAGGCCACGTCCTCGGCTTCCACCAAGCTGATCCATGGCGGATTGCGCTATCTGGAACACCGGCAGTTCAAGCTGGTGCGCGAGGCGCTGGCGGAACGGGCCATCCTGCTGCGAACGGCCCCCCATCTGGTGCGGCCCATGGAATTCCGGCTGCCGCATGCGCCCTCCATGCGGCCCTGGTGGATGGTGCGCCTCGGCCTTTATCTGTACGACCTGTTCGCTCTGGGCGGTGGCTTGCCCCGCTCGCGGTCTGTACCGCTGGACGATGCCATCCTGGCGGCCGATCATGGTACCGGCTTCAGTTATTGGGATGCCTGGGTGGATGACAGCCGGCTGGTCGTCCTGAATGCGCTGGCGGCGGCGGAAGCCGGCGCCGACATCCGCACCCGCACCCGGTTCGTCGGGGGCGTGCGGCAGGGGCCGGTCTGGCGGGCCGCACTGGAAACAGCGCACGGCACAGTCACCGTCGCGGCGCGGCGTGTGGTGAATGCGGCGGGTCCGTGGGTGGAACGGGTGCTGTCCGAAGGTCTGGACCGGCGGGGCCAGTATCGTATCCGTCTGGTGCGCGGTAGCCACCTGATCCTGCGCCGCCGGCTGCCGCACAATCATGCCCTGATCCTGCAGCAACCTGACCGGCGCATCATCTTCATCATCCCCTATCAGGGGGATATGACCCTGGTCGGCACGACCGACTTCGCCGTGGACGATCCATCGGACAACCGCATCTCGGCTGAGGAAACCGCCTATCTGCTGGATGCCGCCAACCGATATCTGCGCGATCTCGTTGGTGAGACCGACATTGTCGGTGACTTCGCCGGCATCCGCCCCCTGTTCGATGATGGACGCGATGAAGCCAGCACGGTTACGCGCGATTACCGGTTGGAACTGGATGCCAACGGTCCACCCCTACTAAGTATCTTCGGGGGCAAGCTAACCACAGCCCGCCATCTGGCTGATATGGTTTTGGGCCGGTTGGGTATCGCGGGCGGTGATACCGCAGCCACGCCGCTGCCCGGAGGCGACATAGCGGATTTCGATGCGTTTCGGGACGCGACCCGGCGTCGCTGGCCCTTCCTGGAGCGTGAGACCCTGGACCGTCTGGCCGGCGCCTACGGAACGCGTCTGGAACGATGGATGCAGGGTGTCGGCACGCTTGCCGACATGGGCATCGATTTCGGTCATGGGTTGAGCCAGCGGGAGGTCGATTACCTGGTGCGGGCCGAATGGGCGCACAGCAGTGACGATATCCTGTGGCGGCGGACACGGCTGGGCCTGCGCTTCAGTGCCAGTCAGGCTGCCCGACTGGATGCCTATCTGCGGGAGCGGGCGCCATGATCAGGGACCAGATCATCGCCATCGACCAGGGCACGACATCGACCCGCGCCATCCGGTATGCCGCCGATGGCTGCGTGCTAGCGGTCGCCAGCCAGCCCATACGCCTTGCCCATCCGCAGCCCGGCTGGGTGGAGGCGGATGCCGAACAACTCTGGATCGGCGTGCAGGATTGTGTGCGTCAGGTCATGGATGAACGGGTCGCAGCCATCGGCATTGCCAATCAGCGTGAAACCGTCCTGCTATGGGACCGCGACAGTGGCCGCGCCTTGCACCCTGCCATCATCTGGCAGGATCGGCGGACAGCGGCACAATGTGAGGCGCTGCGGGCTGATGGCGCAGAAGAACTGGTCCGGGCGCGTACTGGTCTGTTGCTCGACCCCTATTTTACCGCAACTAAGCTCGGCTGGTTGCTGGACCATGTGCCCGGTGCCGCCGCCTTGTCGGCACAGGGAAGGCTGGCCGCCGGCACGGTCGACAGTTTCCTGCTCTGGCGGTTGACGGGGGGCCGGTCCCATCTGACCGACGCCACCAATGCCAGCCGGACCTCCCTGTTCGATATCCATCGACTGTGTTGGGATGCGGACCTGCTGACACTGTTCGATATACCGGGCAGTATCCTGCCCACCGTGGCCGGCAACTGTCGTGATTTCGGGCAGACCGATATCCGTGTGACGGGGCGACCGGTTCCCATCACTTGCATGGCCGGCGATCAGCAGGCGGCTATGATCGGGTTAGGGTCCGTTCTGCCTGGACGCATGAAGGCGACCTATGGCACGGGCTGTTTCCTGCTGGCCCATACCGGTGACAAGCCGCTGCTGTCACGTCACCGGCTGCTGACGACCTTGGCCTGTCTGGTTGATGGCGAGGCAGCCTATGCCTTGGAAGGGTCGATCTTCGTGGCAGGGGCGGCATTGAACTGGCTGCGCGATGGGCTGGGCATCGTCCACGGCTATGATGGGATCGCTTCATTGGCCGCCAGCGTGCCCGATGACCATGGCGTGCATCTGGTGCCGGCCTTTGTGGGGCTGGGCGCCCCGCATTGGCGCAGCGACCTGCGGGCCAGCCTGACCGGCCTGACGTTGGATACCGGCCCCGCCACCATCGTGCGCGCAGCGCTGGAGGCGGCGGCCTTCCAGACCTGCGACCTGATCCAGGCTATGCAGGCCGACGGGCTGGTGCCACAGGATGTGCGCATCGATGGCGGCATGGCGTCGAACGACTGGTTCGCGGGATATCTGGCGGATATGACGGGCCTGTGCGTGGACCGGTCCCGTAATCATGAGGCCACGGCCTGGGGGGCCGCACGGCTGGCCGGGTTTGCCGCGGGCATCTGGCCCGACCCGCGCCGCGTGCCTGTTCTGTCCGGGCTGGATCGGTTCACGCCATCCATTGATGGTGCACACCGGCAGCGGCGTCTGACCGGATGGCGTGACGCGGTTCACCATCTCCTGTCCTCCACATCACCTCCGGAAGGAACGTGACCATGCATGCAGATATCACTGGCCTCTGTGATGTGGTGGCGGCGCATGCCGTGCCGGGCGACGGCATCGCCCTGTCTGGGATCGGCGCCAGCGTCACCTATGCCCAGCTTGACGCCCGTATCCAGGCGGCGCTGGGTGCCCTGGCCGATCTTGGGCTACGTCCGGGTGAACGGCTGCTGCTGCTGCTGCCGACATCGGTGGAGTTCGTCACAGTCTATTTCGCGGCGCATCGGGCGGGTCTGGTGGTCATGCCGCTGAACCCGCTGCTGGGCCCTGACGAGGTGCGCCACATACTGGAAAGCATGCGTCCGGCGGCCATCATCGCGGCACCGGCAGACGGACCCTATCCGGTATTGTCGGCACTGGACGGTCTGGTTACGGACCTGCGGCTCAGCTGTCTTGTCCTGCGCAGCGGTCCGGATCAGCCGTTCGACCGCGCCATGGCCCGTGCCCGTACCGATCTGCCGCCCGTGCGCCGCGATGGCGGGGAGGAGGCGTTGATCCTGTTCACCTCTGGAACATCGGGTCGACCGAAAGGTGCATCCCACCGTGAGGCGGCGCTGATCACCAACGCACGCCACGCCAACGCCGTTTTCTCGATCACCAGCGATGATGTCCTGTTATGCCCTTTGCCGTTGAGCCATGTCTTCGGACAGATGGTGATGATGCTGGGCGGGTTGTCGGCGGGGGCGGAACTGTCGCTCGTTCCCCGCCCTGGCCCCGCCGCGCTGTTCGACGCGATGGTTCAGCGCCGGCCCAGCATCATCGCCGCGGTGCCCGCCAGTCTGGCGGCCGTGGCCGAACAGGCGCGCCAGACGGAGCATCGTCTGGAACCGGGCCGCCTGCGCTTTGTGCTGGCGGGGGGTGCGCCCTTGCCGGCGGCCACGGGCACCGCATTTCAGACTGCGTTCGGTGTGCCCGTCCACCAGGGCTATGGCATGACGGAAGTGGCCTGCTGCATCGCGCTGGAACGGCCCGGAACGATGCCGACGGGTGGTGTCGGGCCCCTCTGCACGCCCCTGTCCCATCGTATCGTGCCGCTGGACCCGGCGGACCCCGATCAAGGTGAATTGCAGCTGGCCGGCCCCAATCTGCTGCGCGGCTATTACATTGACGGGACGTTCCAGCCACGCGGTGACGATGAATGGTTCGCCACCGGCGACATTGTTCGCCGCGATGCAGAGGGCACGCTGTTTCTCTGTGACCGGAAGAAGGAAATGATCATCCGCAACGGCTACAATGTCTATCCGTCAGAGGTGGAGGCGGCGCTGGCCAGCCATCCGGGCGTGTTGCATGTGGCGGTGATCGGCGTGGCGGATGAACAGGTCGGACAAGAGGTTGCGGCCTATGTTTCCCCCCGGGAAGGGCATGTGCTATCGGCGGACGAACTCGCGGCGTGGTGCCGCGCCCGCATTGCGCTCT
Proteins encoded in this region:
- a CDS encoding FGGY family carbohydrate kinase, whose amino-acid sequence is MIRDQIIAIDQGTTSTRAIRYAADGCVLAVASQPIRLAHPQPGWVEADAEQLWIGVQDCVRQVMDERVAAIGIANQRETVLLWDRDSGRALHPAIIWQDRRTAAQCEALRADGAEELVRARTGLLLDPYFTATKLGWLLDHVPGAAALSAQGRLAAGTVDSFLLWRLTGGRSHLTDATNASRTSLFDIHRLCWDADLLTLFDIPGSILPTVAGNCRDFGQTDIRVTGRPVPITCMAGDQQAAMIGLGSVLPGRMKATYGTGCFLLAHTGDKPLLSRHRLLTTLACLVDGEAAYALEGSIFVAGAALNWLRDGLGIVHGYDGIASLAASVPDDHGVHLVPAFVGLGAPHWRSDLRASLTGLTLDTGPATIVRAALEAAAFQTCDLIQAMQADGLVPQDVRIDGGMASNDWFAGYLADMTGLCVDRSRNHEATAWGAARLAGFAAGIWPDPRRVPVLSGLDRFTPSIDGAHRQRRLTGWRDAVHHLLSSTSPPEGT
- a CDS encoding AMP-binding protein gives rise to the protein MHADITGLCDVVAAHAVPGDGIALSGIGASVTYAQLDARIQAALGALADLGLRPGERLLLLLPTSVEFVTVYFAAHRAGLVVMPLNPLLGPDEVRHILESMRPAAIIAAPADGPYPVLSALDGLVTDLRLSCLVLRSGPDQPFDRAMARARTDLPPVRRDGGEEALILFTSGTSGRPKGASHREAALITNARHANAVFSITSDDVLLCPLPLSHVFGQMVMMLGGLSAGAELSLVPRPGPAALFDAMVQRRPSIIAAVPASLAAVAEQARQTEHRLEPGRLRFVLAGGAPLPAATGTAFQTAFGVPVHQGYGMTEVACCIALERPGTMPTGGVGPLCTPLSHRIVPLDPADPDQGELQLAGPNLLRGYYIDGTFQPRGDDEWFATGDIVRRDAEGTLFLCDRKKEMIIRNGYNVYPSEVEAALASHPGVLHVAVIGVADEQVGQEVAAYVSPREGHVLSADELAAWCRARIALYKYPRLIAILPALPTNTTGKIMKRALDTAILRRVSLSG